The nucleotide window GCTTGGCCTTTTTCGCTGGCGGGGAAAGAGCGTGACGTCCCGGAGCGGTGCTACGGCAGGATCTCCCAAGGCTGCGGCGGTGCCGAGGCCGGAGCGGCGCGGGGCTGGGCAGCGCTCACCTGTCCCCGCTGAGCTGCCGGGCTCCAATCCCGGCTTCCCGCACCAGAGCGGGGTCCGGAGCCGGGGCGCCTCTTCCCGCAGCCGTCCCGCCCCGGGGAGGGGGCAGCGGCCGCCTCCGGCCACACCTGTGGCGCAGCGGCGGAGGCAGCGCCCGCGGCCGGCGCGGACGGGTCGGCACCATGACGGTGGGTGCGCGGCTGGGCGCCAAGGTGAGGGGCAGGTTCTCCCGCCGCGGGCACGGCGACGACCAGGTGTCCATCCTGCccggcgaggaggaggaggcggcggcgggagccGGGGGCAGCGCGGGGGCCCCGCGGGCGGcggtgctgcaggagcaggaggaggaggagggagccgGGGGCAGGAAGGTGCGCTTCGCCGTGCTGCCCGGCCCCTACGAGCCGCTGCGGCCGCCGCGGGCCCCCGGCAAGCGGCCCTATGGGAAGCGCCTCAAGAAGTACGGAAAGGTGAGCGCACAGCGCGGCCGGCGCGGGGACCCGCGGTATGGGGACCCGGGCATGGAGACCCTCGGTATGGGGACCTGGGCATGGGGACCCGGGCATGGGAACCCTCGGTATGGGGACCCTCGGTATGGGGACACCCAGCACGGGGTCTGCGGAGCCGAGAGGGCAGCGGGGTCTCGGCTCCGACAGCTCCGAGGGGCTCTCGGAACGTCCCTTATCCCGCAGGCATTTCCGAGGTGGGATCGGGGCTTGCTCCGCTCCTGCCCGGGAAGGAGCCGGTGCTGCTGGACACCAACCCTCGGCTGGATCAAAGAGCACAAAATCTGTCTATTCCGAGTGAAAATGACACTAAGCTGATCCATGTGACGGGTGCTTTGCCTCGCTtggttctgtgttttcctcGGCGTcctaattttaaaactgttcctTAAAACTTCCAGTTAATTGGcctgcattttttccccttccactGAAATGCCTGAAAGAAACGAtaaacagccctgcaggacatTCCTTGGCCAAGGTGACCCTTAGAAATCACTGCTGTgagttacaggaaaaaaaatgcagcttgttCTTCATCTGTAACAACAATTTTGGATCAAAATTGttcttttgctttcctgtgtGGGAAGTCACAAGTCCTACAGCCtggtggtttggttttcctcCCACCGGAAGATGAGTGCCTGTGGTTGCAGAGTTGCCAGGTGGAAgaattctgttgtttttctcttgttcaTGTCACTTAAGTAGGTAGTCAGGTATGTCTTGGGTGTTTGTAGCAAAAAGTAGTTTTTGTGTTAGTAGGACAAACCTGTCTGTTGTCAGGaatcctttcctgctgctgagattACAAATGTCAGCATGAGACATGACTTTCTACTgcattctattaaaaaaaagtgattttggTAAAGATATGCTTGCTATGTCTGACATGCAGAAAATGCCATTAGCTTGGCAAAGTTACTTTTGAAATTGAGTTTACAGATGTCAGCACTATCAGGAGCTGCCTCTCAAATCCTACTGTTTCATAAAGAAATGACAAGaatatttcattctttcatgATGGATTTGATTCTTTGAGTTTCCAGCACTGTTTTCCAGGTCCCATGCTGTAGGGAGCTGTCTCAAGCCTGTAGGCCTGATCTGTAAGGTTCAGTTTTGTGAGAATGGTTGCAGGAGGTCACCACTttgctggtggtgctgctggtcTAAGGATGCTTTTAATGGTTTTTGGAGCACAGGCCAGTTCTTGGGCACTGTGTATTCCCTTTTGTGTTGGTCAGATGACATTCCCACGGGGAAGGATTGCCAGTTTGGCTCTGGCATAAAGAACAGCTCATGAAAGAACAGGTGAGGTGTGGGTAGGTAAGTGAAgggcaggaaggggaaaagaagacTCCAGTGTGGCATAGTGGGAAGGGAGATGTGGGAAGGGAGGGCCCTGCATCTCCTCTTCCAGCCTCAGGATCTGCCCCCAGGCTCGAgctgcctttttattttggcaTCTTAACTCCTTTTGAGCAAGTTTCCATAGGAGTAAAACCATCAAAGTTCAGCTGTTTAGTAGCATCATGACAGCTGAAGGTTTTTATGTGCCAGAACCTCTTGAAGTAAAGTAATCCAGCTTTAAGATATCATAAGAATATAATAGATATTGACTGGATTTCACTGGTTTAAAAGCATTTACTCAGATTCAATGTTTTCCATATTACAAGAGGTCATTTTAATCTAGTCCCACAGAACCATAGAGTTACTGACAATTAATTCTGATACTCCTCTAAATCTGACCACATTGTATTAATTCCCCAGTCGTGAGCAGCCACATGAGCAAAAACtatcaaaaatgaaattaaaattaaattaagattttCAGTTAAATAATTCATGGCAAGTTTATCTCTAGTGCAGTAAATAGATGAGTTCCTGACTATGTACTGATGTGGatcaaaacttttttattttgaccAAAAAAAGGTCATATTTTGAcaaaaagcaatgaaatttctataaaaatattctcagtGATTACTGCCTTCTTGTTCAGCTCCCAGTTTTAGCACCTTACAAACTTCTAGGAATTACTAACATAGAACATGTAATGTGGGAATGATGTACTTCCACAAACTGGGGTGaatttaaactaattttattCTTGAATAGAATCACGTGTAAAAGCCTGGCTTCCTGTGGAGGCTGCATCCGTTCAGTTTAACTATACCCTGTGGGTGTGTATGCCTATGTAAAAATAGATGGCAAAATGTTTTTCCACTCTCCAGCCCTTGTTAGCTGTGGGagaatttcattttctgggGCCGTGACATTGGCTGTCGGAATGATTTTATGTGAAGGTATTTTTTATCACCTTGTCTTTTTTTGAATCCCTTTTTCTCATCTCTCTCCCCAGAATGTCGGGAAGGTTCTGCAGAAGGGTTGTCACTACTTGGTGGTCGGCCTGCAAGGATTAGCAGCAGCCTATTCTGCTCCCTTTGGAGTGTCAGCACATGTGGCGTCCTTCGTCCGCTAGcgcagctccctgtgccccacgGGAAAGGACACCGCTGCTTTCTCAGGATTAAATTGGAGACCTGGATCTGAAAAACCTCCTGGACCaacagccctgagcccctgtgccaggccctTTCCAAGACTGAGTGCTCCTCTTTGAAAAATTTCCAGTGCTTTGCAAAATCAGATCGGGTCAAAGAAGCAcaagaatgagaaaataatcTTTGATTAATTGAAGTTTGGTTTTGGGCATGAGTTGGTTTTCCAGAGCTTTGGGCTGTGTGGAAGGGAGCCAAGGATGGATGAAAAAGCAAGTAGATgagggagagagaaatgaaGGAAGACAGAggatgggagagcagctggggaggtggAGATGAGTTTGGGTAGTGAGAGGAATTGTCAAAGCAGTGGAGGAAACAGATAACAGAGGATTAGGAAAAGATAGTCTTTGGTTTTCTGAGATTCTGagtttggtggtgtttttttacTGAGAGGGTTAAGATTTTGAGTGTACGTAAAAATATACTTGGACATAAATGGAATGTGGCCTGAGACATGGAGAGCTTTGCTGCATCATGGTTGTTCATTTCAAACTCTGGACATAATGAGCCTTTAAATAATCATGAGAAAGACGtaaaaatccagaaagaaaatgaggTGTGTATTTGTGATTTTGGGGCATTGAAGGCTCACTGttattaacattttaaactttttctctGCTACTATGAAATGTGTATACATTTTTGTACTTAGATATCCCTGATTCTGGAAGCTGGGGCTTTTTATGAACACCTGGTGGTGTTCACCAGGGGAAAAACGATTGCCAGCTgcatctgagaaaaaaatatacatgcAGCTTTTGGTATAAGAATGTACAGGTGTGGTGTGTGAAAACAGGGCCAAATAACCTGCCAGCTCCATCTTCATTTCTGCACCTGGAAGCTGTAAGCAGAGGATGTCAATATGAAATGGCTCAGCTCAGAGGTGCAGGTGTAGCAGCTCCCATGTCACACCTCCAGGGACATAAATCATATATTGATGACACAGGAACAAGGTGGGCCTTAAaagttttgtggggtttgtttgtttgtttgtttgtttctgtcaGTCTTTCATAGTAGTTGTAAATGAATTCCCTTTCTCTGTATTATATATCCTTCTAGTTTTGATGGTGTTTTTGTAATCAAGGAGTTGacttaactggaaaaaaatgttgttcacttgctttctttgccttttctgaACAAAGGAGTTTGTATGTCTTGGCAAACCacactgtattttcttttaaatgtagCAAATGAATCGGATGGGGGCGTGGGGCGGGTGTTACGCTCTTTTCTAACTGGACTGTAAATAAAAGCCACAAGACCCATGTCTGTTTTTACCTACACACGTAAGTAAGTGCACAAAGGAGGAGTTTCtcagcagcccccaggcagcTAGGGGAAGCTGCAGTGTAAACTTCCCTACGTTGTTTTGCCTGTGGCCTCAGTGCCCTGGTAGGACATGACTGTAGTCTAGGCTACAGTGTGTGGAAATGCTCAGGAACAGCAAGGTGTGGACACGAGGCTGCAGAGGACTAAGGTTGCAAAAGCTGGGGTAGGAATAGCCACAAAGGGATTTTGCTCATTGATACAATGCCTTCAGTTGTCTCTCTTCAGCTTTTTGGTGGGGACAGACCTGTCCCTCTTATCTGCCCCACCAGCATGCTGTAGGGCTGTTGATAATGCAGCAAGGACAGGGCTGTCCTAACACCCACAAGCCACACCAGCCTGTAGAGTTTGGGATTAACTTCAGATTTTGTTACACCACTCCATATTTCACAGAGCTCTTACAGCATAAATCATTAGaccttttctttcacatttcaaaTTGCTAAAGCCAGATGGAGAGGTGTCTCCATCTTTCTGTGTGGAGTGAGTGTCCCATCTATTTGTCTGTGTGTCCTCTGATTAGTCAGGCTGTTCCCTCATTGCAACACACAAGGTCCAGCCCATTCTGACCTTCCACAAAGGTAAACATGAACC belongs to Oenanthe melanoleuca isolate GR-GAL-2019-014 chromosome 3, OMel1.0, whole genome shotgun sequence and includes:
- the C3H1orf115 gene encoding required for drug-induced death protein 1; amino-acid sequence: MTVGARLGAKVRGRFSRRGHGDDQVSILPGEEEEAAAGAGGSAGAPRAAVLQEQEEEEGAGGRKVRFAVLPGPYEPLRPPRAPGKRPYGKRLKKYGKNVGKVLQKGCHYLVVGLQGLAAAYSAPFGVSAHVASFVR